From Saccharomyces paradoxus chromosome IX, complete sequence, one genomic window encodes:
- the SEC28 gene encoding coatomer subunit epsilon (Epsilon-COP subunit of the coatomer~similar to YIL076W) has translation MDYFNIKQNYYTGNFVQCLQEIEKFSKVTDNTLLFYKAKTLLALGQYQSQDPTSKLGKALDLYVQFLDKKNIEELESLLKDKQSSPYELHLLATAQAILGDLDASLETCVEGIDNDETEGTTELLLLAIEVALLNNNVSTASTIFDNYTNAIEDAVSGDNEMILNLAESYIKFATNKETATSNFYYYEELSQTFPTWKTQLGLLNLHLQQKNIAEAQGIVELLLSDYYSVEQKEHAALYKPNFLANQITLSLMQGLDTEDLTNQLVELDHEHAFIKHHQEIDAKFDELVRKYDISN, from the coding sequence ATGGATTACTTTAATATCAAGCAGAATTACTACACGGGGAACTTCGTGCAATGTTTGCAGGAAATAGAGAAGTTTAGCAAGGTCACAGATAACACTTTATTATTCTACAAGGCCAAGACCCTTTTGGCATTAGGCCAATATCAATCACAGGACCCCACTTCTAAGCTTGGTAAGGCCTTGGATTTGTACGTCCAGTTCttagataaaaaaaacattgaGGAATTAGAGAGTTTGTTGAAGGATAAACAGAGTTCACCATACGAATTACATCTTTTGGCCACTGCTCAAGCTATCTTGGGTGACTTAGATGCAAGTTTGGAGACATGTGTGGAAGGTATTGACAATGACGAGACAGAAGGGACTACAGAACTATTGCTACTTGCCATCGAGGTTGCTTTGTTGAATAACAACGTCTCGACTGCGTCCACAATCTTTGATAACTACACTAATGCTATTGAAGATGCTGTTTCTGGTGACAACGAAATGATTTTAAACCTGGCTGAATCATATATCAAATTTGCTacaaacaaagaaacaGCAACATCTAATTTTTATTACTATGAAGAACTATCTCAAACCTTTCCTACTTGGAAAACTCAATTGGGACTGCTCAATTTACACTTACAGCAAAAAAACATAGCTGAAGCTCAAGGGATTGTCGAATTATTACTTTCTGACTACTATAGCGTCGAACAAAAAGAACACGCTGCATTGTACAAACCTAATTTCTTGGCAAATCAAATTACGCTTTCTCTTATGCAGGGTCTTGATACTGAAGATCTGACAAACCAATTGGTAGAACTGGATCATGAACATGCATTCATCAAGCATCACCAAGAAATCGACGCAAAATTCGATGAGTTAGTGAGGAAATATGATATCTCCAACTag
- the THS1 gene encoding threonine--tRNA ligase THS1 (Threonyl-tRNA synthetase~similar to YIL078W) codes for MSASEAGVAEQVKKLSVKDSSNDAVKPNKKDNKKSKQQSLYLDPEPTFIEERTEMFDRLQKEYNDKVASLPRVPLKIVLKDGAVKEATSWETTPMDIARGISKSLADRLCISKVNGQLWDLDRPFEGGADEEIKLELLDFESEEGKKVFWHSSAHVLGESCECHLGAHICLGPPTDDGFFYEMAVRDSMKDISESPERTVSQADFPGLEGVAKNVIKQKQKFERLVMSKEDLLKMFHYSKYKTYLVQTKVPDGGATTVYRCGKLIDLCVGPHIPHTGRIKAFKLLKNSSCYFLGDATNDSLQRVYGISFPDKKLMDAHLKFLAEASMRDHRKIGKEQELFLFNEMSPGSCFWLPHGTRIYNTLVDLLRTEYRKRGYEEVITPNMYNSKLWETSGHWANYKENMFTFEVEKETFGLKPMNCPGHCLMFKSRERSYRELPWRVADFGVIHRNEFSGALSGLTRVRRFQQDDAHIFCTHDQIESEIENIFNFLQYIYGVFGFEFKMELSTRPEKYVGKIETWDAAESKLESALKKWGGNWEINAGDGAFYGPKIDIMISDALRRWHQCATIQLDFQLPNRFELEFKSKDQDSESYERPVMIHRAILGSVERMTAILTEHFAGKWPFWLSPRQVLVVPVGVKYQGYAEDVRNKLHDAGFYADVDLTGNTLQKKVRNGQMLKYNFIFIVGEQEMNEKSVNIRNRDVMEQQGKNATVSVEEVLNQLRNLKDEKRGDNVLA; via the coding sequence ATGAGTGCTAGTGAAGCAGGTGTTGCTGAGCAAGTTAAAAAGCTGTCTGTCAAGGATAGTAGTAATGATGCTGTGAAGCCAAATAAGaaagataacaaaaaatcCAAGCAACAGTCCTTGTACTTGGATCCTGAACCAActttcattgaagaaagaacTGAAATGTTCGACAGATTAcaaaaagaatacaatGATAAAGTTGCTTCTTTGCCACGTGTTCCATTAAAGATTGTCTTGAAGGATGGAGCCGTTAAGGAGGCCACTTCTTGGGAAACCACTCCAATGGATATTGCCAGGGGAATTTCTAAATCTTTGGCAGACAGATTGTGTATTTCTAAGGTTAATGGACAATTATGGGATTTAGATAGACCATTTGAAGGCGGGGCcgatgaagaaatcaaattaGAACTATTAGATTTCGAATCTGAGGAAGGTAAGAAGGTCTTCTGGCATTCGTCTGCTCACGTCTTGGGTGAATCTTGCGAGTGCCATCTAGGTGCCCATATTTGTTTGGGTCCTCCAACTGATGATGGGTTCTTCTATGAAATGGCTGTTAGAGATAGTATGAAAGATATCTCTGAATCTCCAGAAAGAACCGTCTCTCAAGCTGATTTCCCAGGATTGGAAGGCGTTGCCAAAAACGTTATCAagcaaaagcaaaaattcGAAAGATTGGTCATGTCCAAGGAGgatcttttgaaaatgtttcACTATTCGAAATATAAGACTTATTTGGTTCAAACCAAAGTTCCAGATGGAGGTGCTACCACAGTTTATCGTTGCGGTAAATTGATTGATTTATGTGTCGGCCCCCATATCCCACATACTGGGCGTATCAAAGCTTTCAAACTATTAAAGAACTCTTCTTGTTATTTCTTGGGTGATGCCACAAATGACTCTCTACAAAGAGTGTATGGTATCTCCTTCCCAGACAAAAAGTTAATGGATGCTCATTTGAAGTTCTTGGCCGAAGCCTCCATGAGAGATCACAGAAAGATTGgtaaagaacaagaattgTTCCTATTCAATGAAATGTCTCCAGGTTCTTGTTTCTGGTTACCACATGGTACTAGAATTTACAATACTTTGGTTGACTTGTTGAGAACTGAATACCGTAAGAGAGGTTATGAAGAAGTCATCACGCCAAACATGTACAACTCCAAGTTGTGGGAAACCTCGGGTCACTGGGCCaattacaaagaaaacatgTTTACTTTCGAAGTAGAGAAGGAAACTTTCGGTCTGAAACCAATGAACTGTCCAGGTCATTGTTTGATGTTCAAGTCTAGAGAACGTTCTTATAGAGAATTGCCATGGAGAGTTGCTGACTTCGGTGTTATACACAGAAACGAATTTTCTGGTGCTTTGTCTGGTTTGACTCGTGTCAGAAGATTCCAACAAGATGACGCTCATATCTTCTGTACTCATGACCAAATTGAATCcgaaattgaaaacatttTCAACTTCCTGCAATATATTTACGGTGTCTTTGGATTTGAATTCAAGATGGAATTGTCCACCAGACCAGAAAAGTATGTCGGGAAGATTGAAACCTGGGATGCTGCTGAATCAAAATTAGAGTCTGCCCTAAAGAAATGGGGTGGTAACTGGGAAATCAATGCCGGTGATGGTGCTTTCTACGGTCCAAAGATTGACATTATGATCTCTGACGCTTTAAGAAGATGGCATCAGTGTGCCACCATCCAATTGGATTTCCAATTACCAAACAGGTTCGAATTAGAATTCAAATCTAAAGATCAAGATAGTGAGAGTTACGAAAGACCAGTTATGATTCATCGTGCCATTTTAGGGTCTGTTGAAAGAATGACTGCAATTTTGACTGAGCATTTTGCCGGTAAATGGCCGTTCTGGTTATCGCCACGTCAAGTTTTGGTTGTACCAGTTGGTGTTAAGTATCAAGGATACGCTGAAGATGTCCGTAACAAATTGCACGATGCAGGCTTCTATGCTGATGTTGATTTGACCGGTAACACTCTACAAAAGAAGGTTAGAAATGGGCAAATGCTAAAATACaacttcatcttcattgttggtgaacaagaaatgaatgaaaaatccGTCAACATCAGAAACAGAGATGTTATGGAACAGCAAGGTAAGAATGCCACTGTTTCTGTTGAAGAGGTTTTGAACCAGTTGCGTAACttgaaagatgaaaagagAGGTGACAATGTCTTAGCTTAA
- the RCI37 gene encoding Rci37p (similar to YIL077C), which produces MLGKGEQQYVQNGQEMENELPFMKRPWFKKAYEKAIEFHEKDELLDARDRLELSKAYRSIAKAEMWGGWLGFSAVFLTPFAYRYYKTNAIRGVKVPRNFVLGVMALFFATNVAGRSMYTRQLNERDPTGVLKDNYSNKYGDSDFEAAQPDQTKEVSRNQRQYDMMRLLDLGSPSRWSMYFYITYQNPERRLPDPKVKLQQMKKGGFFNGSPFMNQRDPIGLYRNKGRESPDPADGGQDDSHALSSWEKIRNGDNGSLTSWEIIRNTRRNQSQKPDASVNGGSDMFISGLSDGGDSTDNISSDDRYQRLLQSERNGENRS; this is translated from the coding sequence ATGTTGGGAAAAGGAGAACAACAATATGTTCAGAATGGACAGGAAATGGAGAATGAGCTACCCTTTATGAAGAGGCCATGGTTCAAAAAAGCTTATGAAAAGGCTATTGAATTCCATGAGAAAGACGAATTACTGGACGCAAGAGATAGACTAGAGTTATCGAAGGCCTATAGGTCCATTGCTAAGGCTGAGATGTGGGGTGGCTGGCTTGGGTTTTCAGCTGTATTTTTGACTCCGTTTGCCTATCGTTACTACAAGACCAATGCAATTAGAGGTGTAAAGGTGCCTAGGAACTTTGTCTTGGGTGTAATGGCTTTATTTTTCGCTACAAATGTTGCTGGTAGGTCCATGTATACACGACAGTTGAACGAACGTGACCCTACAGGTGTCCTGAAGGATAATTATTCCAACAAATATGGTGATAGCGACTTTGAAGCCGCTCAACCTGACCAAACAAAAGAGGTTTCGAGGAATCAGAGACAGTACGACATGATGCGGCTATTAGATTTAGGCTCCCCCTCAAGATGGTCGATGTACTTTTACATTACGTACCAAAATCCGGAGAGAAGATTGCCAGATCCGAAAGTCAAACTGcagcaaatgaaaaagggtggttttttcaatggctCGCCCTTCATGAACCAAAGGGATCCTATAGGATTGTATCGTAATAAAGGCAGAGAATCTCCTGACCCAGCTGATGGAGGACAAGACGACAGCCATGCGCTGTCTTCCTGGGAAAAAATCAGGAACGGCGACAACGGTTCACTTACATCATGGGAAATTATAAGGAACACCAGGAGAAATCAGTCACAGAAGCCAGATGCTTCAGTAAATGGTGGATCCGATATGTTTATCTCAGGGTTGTCCGACGGTGGTGATAGTACCGATAATATCTCTTCTGATGATAGATATCAACGTCTACTGCAGAGTGAGAGAAATGGTGAAAACCGTTCTTAG